A region of the Chryseobacterium cucumeris genome:
CGGACACGGAGACATTGCGGAAGATCTGGGCGGATGTTTAACTTCTGACGAAAAGTACTCGGTATGGTATTCTTTTACGATAGCTACAGGCGGAACCCTTACCTTTGAAATCATCCCTAACGACCAGAGTGATGATTATGACTTTGGTGTTTATGGGCCTGACAAATCCTGCTCAAACCTTGGTACCCCAATACGTTGTTCCTATTCCGGACTAAGTGGGAATACAGGTCTTAACATGACCTCTACAGATCTTAGTGAAACCGCTACAGGAGACAAATGGGTAAAATACATGGATGTATTGCCTGGCCAGACTTACTATATCATTGTGAATAACCACAGAGAAACAGCTAACGGATTCAAATTATCATGGGGCGGAACGGCTACTTTATCGTCTCCGTTCACCGATCCGAATATACAGCCTCACCCATTTGTACCTCCGGGAATTCCAGGGGCTAACCCTAATGACCCAAGAGAAGTAATCATATGTTCTAATCCAGCGACTTTTGATTTTGCATCGTTATCAGCAGGAATTCTTAACGGCAATCCAAATTTCAGCATCAGCTATCATACAAGTCAAAATGATGCCTTAACCGGCAACAACCCTCTTGTTGGTCCTCAAACGGTTACTCCTGTTGGTGTTTATTTCTACAGTATCAATTATACTGACCCGACGAACCCTAACAGCCCTATTAATAAATGTAGACAGACCGGTAAATTTAAATTCAAAGATGGTACCATCAAGGCAACAGATGTAACGTTAACAAGCTGTAACAATAATAATGCAGGTACGGCAACTTATGACCTTACGACTGCAGATGTTTTCCCTGACCCTACGGCAACCAAGAAATATTATTATACTTTATACGACCTGAACAACTCAATTAATGAGATTACCAATATCTATCAATTTGTTTCTGCAGAGGGTAAAATATATGTAAAAGTAACTTCTGTATTCGGATGTAGTGATATTGCAGAAATTACCCTTAAATTCTATCCGCAAATTATTGCAAAAGATGCAGAATTAAGATCATGCTTTATTGAAGCGAATCCTTCCACAGCCTTATTCAACCTTGATAATGCTGCTGTTATCACGCCACAGGCAGGTATCACTAAAAAATACTTTCCTTCACTAACAGATGCAATTGACGGAACCAATGAGATTTTAAATGCTAATTATATTGCACCAAGCGGTTTAGTATATGTAAGAGTGTCTGACACCAGAGGATGTTATGTAGTGGTAAAGATTGGTTTAACTGTAATTGCCCCGGTAACATCCAGTGTATTGAAAGACAAAATCATCTGTATGGAAGATACTACCACTTTGGATGCGGGACCTGGATTCAAAAGCTACGAATGGAGTACCGGAGCTACAACACAGTCTATCAAAGATGTAGGCGTAGGAGTTTACTGGGTAAAATTAAAAACAGGGGAATGTGTTGCCACTCAAAAAGTAACGGTATATCCTTCTGAACAGCCGGTAGTAACAAATGTTGATAT
Encoded here:
- a CDS encoding T9SS type B sorting domain-containing protein, encoding MKKTLLVFLIIFSHILFAQSDCGTAMAVCGNSDISYTPGGHGDIAEDLGGCLTSDEKYSVWYSFTIATGGTLTFEIIPNDQSDDYDFGVYGPDKSCSNLGTPIRCSYSGLSGNTGLNMTSTDLSETATGDKWVKYMDVLPGQTYYIIVNNHRETANGFKLSWGGTATLSSPFTDPNIQPHPFVPPGIPGANPNDPREVIICSNPATFDFASLSAGILNGNPNFSISYHTSQNDALTGNNPLVGPQTVTPVGVYFYSINYTDPTNPNSPINKCRQTGKFKFKDGTIKATDVTLTSCNNNNAGTATYDLTTADVFPDPTATKKYYYTLYDLNNSINEITNIYQFVSAEGKIYVKVTSVFGCSDIAEITLKFYPQIIAKDAELRSCFIEANPSTALFNLDNAAVITPQAGITKKYFPSLTDAIDGTNEILNANYIAPSGLVYVRVSDTRGCYVVVKIGLTVIAPVTSSVLKDKIICMEDTTTLDAGPGFKSYEWSTGATTQSIKDVGVGVYWVKLKTGECVATQKVTVYPSEQPVVTNVDISNTTLTINVIGGTPDYQYSMDKILWQASNTFSNVARGTYKVYVKDAYDCEPIEVTVVVPNLINMITPNGDGINDVVDYSAMADKQNLILSIFDRYGTKIHQGDKSNGYKWDGRIGGKNIPTGTYWYSVTWNENDKKNTPFKFSGWIVVKNRE